The sequence AGTGGGGGCTCAAGTTGCGGCACGCGCCCTTCGTCGAGCCCTTTGCCGGGCTGCGCCGGGGGGACGTCGACATCCTGGTCTCCTGGCTGCCCGTCCTGGAACCCGACCTGGTCACAGGCCCGAGGATGTTCGCGGAGACCAGGGTGCTCGCGGTGTCCCTCGACCACGAGCTGGCCGGGCGCTCCTCGGTGAGTGTGGAGATGCTCGGCGACTTCCGCACCCCGTTCGGCGAGGACCTCCCCGACTACTGGGCCGACAGCTACACGCCGCCGCACACCCCCAAGGGCCGGGTGATCGAGCGGGGACCGGCGGTCGACACCATCGACGACATCTTCACTCTCGTCAGCGTCGGCGAGGTCGTGAACACCTTCCCGGTCCATGTGAGCCGCTACTGGGCCCGCCCGGACATCGAGTGGCTGCCCATCCACGACATGGGCGCACTGGACTACGGATTGGTGTGGCGCGGCGAATCGGAGAACGAACTCGTCCGGGCCTTCGCGCAGGTCGTCCGCGACCTCGGCACGCTCTGAGGCCGACGGGACGCCGCTCCGACGGCGCGGCGATCAGGCGAACAGCTCGACGAGCACTCGTCCGGTCCAGTCGCGGACGCAGGTGAGCGGCGGGGTGTCGACGGTGGAGCCGGAGTCGATGAAGTACTCCTGGCCGTCCGCGACGATGACAGCGTGGTCCAGCTCGTCGTCGGTGAGCTCGGTGAAGCCGAAACCGAGGCCCAGGCCGAGACCGGAGCCGGCGCCCCGGCCGGGGCCGAGGCCGAAACCCGGACCGAAGCCGAAGCCGAAACCGAAGCCGTATCCCATGGCCACGCCCATGGTGGGGCCGGACCCGGAGCCGTCCAGTGCGGCCCGGCACACCGTGCGGCGGTCCGGGGCCTCCTCGACCCGTCCGGTGGCGGTGAAGTACACCACCCGCGCGGCCTCGTCGACGCGCAGGATCCGCCGCACGTCCCACGGCCCGGAGGTTACCTGCCCGAGCGGCGCGCCGGTGTGCAGGTCGTACCGGTACAGGTGGCCCCGGCCGTCCCGCCGCGAGTACCAGAGCACCTCGTCGGTCAGTACCCGTACGACGGGCGGCTCGTGCGGCTGCGGGTTGGGCGGGTCGACCCGGGTGTCGCCGGTCTCGCCGGTCTCTTCGCCGGGATCGACGGTCTCGCTGAGCACGGTGGTGACCTCGCCGGTGGCCGGGTCCAGCCGGTGCAAGGAGAGAGTCCGTGGGTCGCGGGCGTGGGCGAGGTAGTACACCGCCGAGCCGTCCTCGGCCCACCACGCCCACTCGGTGGTGATCGGCGGCAGCTGCGGCTCGGCCTGCGCGCGGACCGCTGCGCCGGTGCGGACGTCCAGGACGAGGAGTTCGGCCCGGGGTTCGGTCCCGCCCCCCGCGCAGGCGTGCCCTCTGGCGTGAACGGCGGGCGCACCGTCGTCGCCGGGCCGTGCCTCCACCGGGTGGGCCTGCCGGACGCCGCACCGGTCGATCCGGTGCGTCAGCACCCGCGTCGAGTCGGGAGACCAGGCCACCGCGGGCGGCAGACCCGGCAGGCCGACCCGGTGCGGCAGGGTGGCGTCGGCGGTGCCGGCCGGGTCGGTGCCGTACTGGTACTCCGGCCCGCCGTCGGTGGTCAGCGCCCACTCGCGGCCGTCGGGCACCGAGCGTGCCCACAGGTCGTGTCCTCGCCGGGCCACCGTGACCTTCCCGTCGGGGGACAGCGCCTCCAGCGGGTCGCCCGGCGGTGTGAACTCGGCGGGCTCGCAGGTGTAGTCGTCGAGGCGGCAGCGCCAGTACCCACCGACGGCGGCGAACTCCACGGCGTTCCCGTTCGGTCTGACGGCCGTGAGCGGCAGCGCCTCGGGGCTGATCGGCCGCGCGGAGGCGGTGGCCAGTGCGGCGGCGAGCCGGGCGTGGTCGAAGGCCGGCTCGCACGTGCCCGCGGCCGGGTCGACCAGGACGAACCGGCGGCCGTGGTCGTGGCGGTCGCGGTCGCGGTCGCGGTCGCCGTCCAGCGCGTACCAGAACCGTGAGCCGCCGTCGATCCACAGCGGCCGGACCTGGTCGTGGACGACGGGTTCGCCGGGGGTGCCGGACTTCTGCACGGTGCTCTCCTGTGGTTTAAGATTTCTTCAATCAGAAACGCTACGTTGCCTTCGTGATATGAGCAACCATATGGTTCCTCATGATCGCATTAAGGTAGGCAAATGCGCGTTGATCGTTGCAGTGGGCCGGAATTCATTGCAACGACGAGAAGTCCGGCGTTGCATTGAACGAGAAGTAGGCGCTGGGTTCGGTCTCTCGGGGAACACGCAGGGGCGGCTATGCCGGGAAGCAGGCTCACTCAGCAGGAACGGCGGCTGATCGCACCGGGGCTGGCCGACGGCCTCGCGTACGCCGGGATCGCCAGGGGCCTCGACCGCCCGACCTCGATCGTCACCCGTGAGGTGATGCGCAACGGTGGCCCCACCGGCTACCGCGCCGACCGGGCCCACCGCGCCACCGAACGCCGGACCCGCCGCGCGGGCAGGACGGCGGTCACGAGGACGTCGGCGAGGGTCTCCTCGTACGCCCGGAGCGCTTCGAGGTCACGGCCGCAGGCGGGCGGGTGCGGCTGCGGCCCCCGGGGCGCGACCCTGCCCCTGGCGGTCGCCCTTCTCGACACCCAGGGCCTTGTCCGCCGGGAACGCGGCGAACGCCGCCGCGAGCGCTGAACCGTCGACGACGACGTCCGGTACCGGACGATGACGGCGGCCGCCGGCGGATCAGCGGCCGGCGGGTGGAATCCACTCCGTCAGCCGGACCACGACGCCGTTGGGATCGGTGAGCTCCAGCAGCAGTTCGCCCCACGGCTCGCGGCGCAGCGGGACGGTGAGGTTGGCGCCCGC comes from Streptomyces sp. TLI_053 and encodes:
- a CDS encoding helix-turn-helix domain-containing protein — its product is MPGSRLTQQERRLIAPGLADGLAYAGIARGLDRPTSIVTREVMRNGGPTGYRADRAHRATERRTRRAGRTAVTRTSARVSSYARSASRSRPQAGGCGCGPRGATLPLAVALLDTQGLVRRERGERRRER
- a CDS encoding LysR family transcriptional regulator gives rise to the protein MELRDIEIFLTLAEELHFGRTAQRLYVSTARVSQAIKQQERSIGAELFRRDSRNVRLTPAGEQLRKDLVPIHRGLKESVERARLAAQGKTDLLRIGMIPANAHELRPYWETFRTRHPQWGLKLRHAPFVEPFAGLRRGDVDILVSWLPVLEPDLVTGPRMFAETRVLAVSLDHELAGRSSVSVEMLGDFRTPFGEDLPDYWADSYTPPHTPKGRVIERGPAVDTIDDIFTLVSVGEVVNTFPVHVSRYWARPDIEWLPIHDMGALDYGLVWRGESENELVRAFAQVVRDLGTL
- a CDS encoding DPP IV N-terminal domain-containing protein; the protein is MQKSGTPGEPVVHDQVRPLWIDGGSRFWYALDGDRDRDRDRHDHGRRFVLVDPAAGTCEPAFDHARLAAALATASARPISPEALPLTAVRPNGNAVEFAAVGGYWRCRLDDYTCEPAEFTPPGDPLEALSPDGKVTVARRGHDLWARSVPDGREWALTTDGGPEYQYGTDPAGTADATLPHRVGLPGLPPAVAWSPDSTRVLTHRIDRCGVRQAHPVEARPGDDGAPAVHARGHACAGGGTEPRAELLVLDVRTGAAVRAQAEPQLPPITTEWAWWAEDGSAVYYLAHARDPRTLSLHRLDPATGEVTTVLSETVDPGEETGETGDTRVDPPNPQPHEPPVVRVLTDEVLWYSRRDGRGHLYRYDLHTGAPLGQVTSGPWDVRRILRVDEAARVVYFTATGRVEEAPDRRTVCRAALDGSGSGPTMGVAMGYGFGFGFGFGPGFGLGPGRGAGSGLGLGLGFGFTELTDDELDHAVIVADGQEYFIDSGSTVDTPPLTCVRDWTGRVLVELFA